From Passer domesticus isolate bPasDom1 chromosome 8, bPasDom1.hap1, whole genome shotgun sequence, a single genomic window includes:
- the LOC135305962 gene encoding serine/threonine-protein kinase pim-1-like: MKPIKDDTLESAESIWRKTSGSNVKDKDPAALNEEMSLDMAISKGELETKSNVGEVAIKRFPRNRIWHWSELPDGTSAPLEIVLLDKVSTGFPGVVQLLEWLELPSDIVMVLERPEQSQDLLLFIQARGFLREEVARQLFRQVLEAVRHCTSCRVLHRDIKPENILVDLATGQAKLIDFGCGTYLQETAYTHFAGTPSYSPPEWTRFGWYHGEPATIWSLGILLHEMVCGKMPFRRGWNFSWGQLSLPQRLSPECQNLIGWCLSMHPLARPSLEEVFCHP; this comes from the exons ATGAAGCCAATCAAGGATGATACATTGGAATCAGCAGAGAGCATCTGGAGGAAGACTTCTGGGAGCAATGTGAAGGAcaaggatccagctgctctaaatgaagagatgtccttagacatggccatttcaaaaggagagctggaaacaa aaagcaatgttggagag gtggccattaAAAGGTTTCCTCGGAACCGCATCTGGCattggagcgagctg cccgacggcaccagcgctcccctggagattgtcctgctggacaaggtgtccacagGCTTTCCCGGTGtcgtccagctgctggagtggcttgagctgcccagcgacattgtgatggtgctggagcggccagagcagtctcaggacctcctgcTTTTCATTCaggcacgggggttcctgcgcgaggaggtggcgcggcagctgttccggcaggtgctggaggccgtgcggcactgcaccagctgcagggtcctgcaccgcgatatcaaaccagagaacatcctggttgacctggccaccgggcaggccaaattgattgactttggctgtggcacctacctgcaagagacagcctacactcactttgcag gaacaccatcatacagccccccggaatggacccgctttggctggtaccatggcgagccagctaccatctggtccctgggcatcctgctgcacgagatggtctgtgggaagatgcctttcaggaggggctggaacttcagctggggccagctctcactgccacaacggctctctccag agtgccaaaatctgattgggtggtgtttatccatgcaccccttggccagaccctcattagaagaggtgttctgtcatcct